Genomic DNA from Thiosocius teredinicola:
AGATCCGCTGGATGCTCGAAGAGCTGCGGGTTTCGTTGTTTGCACAGGAATTAAAGACACCGGCTCCGGTGTCGATCAAACGTATCAGCAAGCGTTGGGAAGCGTTGGGGCTGTAGCCGAGTTCGCCGGTTGAGAGCGGTTCGGCTCGGCTGCCTCAGTCTTTCTTCTTGCTTTTTTTGACCTCTTTCTCGATCAGCTGGGTGATCCAGTTCGAAAGGCTGCGACCGTCTGCTTCGGCGATTTTTTTCGCTTTGGTCTTGAGGTCAGCGTCGATGCGGAAATTGATGATTTTTTCTTTCGGCATTGAATTTATGTGGGATTGGGTATATATGTTGTATACACAATGTGATTAATTTTAGCAGATGAGATGACGACATGGACTATCAAATTGCAAAATCGGAATTGCAGTCGCCTCCGCCCCGGGTGTCTTTGTCCGGCGTGATGGTTGAAGCGGTCGCTATGGTAGCAATCGCTGTTCTGTTGACGGTATTCCTTTGACCGCCAACCCGCTCGATGTGCGTGGCAGACTGGCAATGAACAGGTCGCGGCTGGCTACGGCCGCGACTCAATACTCCCGCTTTTCTTGATTCCTGCCGTTGCGGTGGTCACCGCAACAGAGGCATACCCGCCGAATAACCGTTAAAATCCCGCCGATTTTAAACCGAGACGGGACTCTTTCGAATGCAGCCATGCCATTGCGGGTCGGACCGACCTTTCGCTGAATGTTGTGCGCCTTTCATCAACGGCACCGAGATACCTCCCACCGCAGAGGCCTTGATGCGCTCGCGCTACAGCGGGTATGTCGAGCGGGCGGTCGATTACCTGGGCGATACCTTGCATCCCGAGCATCGTGCCGATTGGGATCGCGACGCCACCCAGCGTTGGGCCGAAGGTGCCGAATGGCTGGGTTTGCAGATCGTCGATACCGACGCCGGACAAGCGGGCGATGCCGAGGGCTGGGTCGAGTTCATCGCCACCTATAAAGAGGGCGGCAATCTCAAGCGCCATCACGAACGCAGTCGCTTCGAATCGAAGGATGGCCGTTGGTATTACGTCGATGGCGAGCTGCCGAAACCGGAAACCAAACGCAACGCAACGCCCAAGGTCGGTCGCAACGACCCATGCCCGTGCGGCAGCGGCAAGAAGTACAAGAAGTGTTGCGGGGCTGCGTGAACGACAAGCCTTATTCGGAGTCGTGTGAACAGAATCGAGCGCCGATCTTCGCGGTGCTCGAGCCGCGTGTGCGCGATTGCGAGCATTTGCTGGAGATCGGCAGTGGCACCGGTCAACACGCGGTGTATTTCGCCGCCGATCTGCCGCATCTCACCTGGCAAACCAGCGATTGCCGCGTCAATCATGCCGGCATCCGTGCCTGGCTCGACGAAGCCGGGTTGCCGAACGTTGAACGACCGATGGCGCTCGACGTGCTCGAAGACGAGTGGCCGACGGGCCCGTTCGACGCTGTGTTCAGCGCAAACACCGCGCATATCATGCCTACCGATGCCGTGGTTGCGATGTTTCGTGGCGTCGGTGCCTTATTGCGCGACGCTGGCTCGTTTCTGCTGTACGGACCGTTCAATGTCGACGGCAGATTCACCTCAGAAAGCAACGCCCGTTTCGATGCCTGGCTGAAGCAGCGTGACCCGCGTATGGGTATCCGCGATATGGCCTGGCTGAACGAGCTGGCTATGGACAGCGGCCTGCGTTTCCGGGAGGATCTGGAAATGCCGGCGAACAATCGCACGCTGGTATGGACAAAAACCGTCGGATGACCGGCGACAACAACGATGATCGCTAAAGTATCGGCAAGTTCGGGCCGCTAAGCCTTTTAATCTTGCCCGCGACACCTTCTGAATTCAGGGAAGGAACGCGAAGTTACTTTGTGCCGCAGGGAGTCTGAATGAAATTCGCGATTAAGACAGTGTTGGCCGCTCTGGCCTGTGGGATGGTTTTGTGTGCCACAGCCTCGGCGGAAGTCTTCCAGTATCGCGATGCCTTCGGCCGGGTACACCTCACCGACAAGCCGATGCGTGGCA
This window encodes:
- a CDS encoding YchJ family protein, with protein sequence MQPCHCGSDRPFAECCAPFINGTEIPPTAEALMRSRYSGYVERAVDYLGDTLHPEHRADWDRDATQRWAEGAEWLGLQIVDTDAGQAGDAEGWVEFIATYKEGGNLKRHHERSRFESKDGRWYYVDGELPKPETKRNATPKVGRNDPCPCGSGKKYKKCCGAA
- a CDS encoding DUF938 domain-containing protein — translated: MNDKPYSESCEQNRAPIFAVLEPRVRDCEHLLEIGSGTGQHAVYFAADLPHLTWQTSDCRVNHAGIRAWLDEAGLPNVERPMALDVLEDEWPTGPFDAVFSANTAHIMPTDAVVAMFRGVGALLRDAGSFLLYGPFNVDGRFTSESNARFDAWLKQRDPRMGIRDMAWLNELAMDSGLRFREDLEMPANNRTLVWTKTVG